A single region of the Acanthopagrus latus isolate v.2019 chromosome 11, fAcaLat1.1, whole genome shotgun sequence genome encodes:
- the LOC119028531 gene encoding interferon-induced protein 44-like isoform X1: protein MNPRLTKSQQRTICSQLGRVRLQLLYKASIHGFTGAAFHQRCDTRSPTVSVGYNGSGFVFGGYTKQPFSQSGQYVNDDQAFLFTFSGEKLLRYPVTGPTYAVKMIGNSGPYFGEALVLVSGSQPVVCNNPGNYYNFSAAEMHGNDLNLTECEVYQVEETKELEKPWRTVIWESEMRTELMESIQSYKPSVSSVSQVRVLLIGPVGAGKSSFFNAINSVFRGHVTSQAMSGSSTTSLTTQFRSFSLKAGREGKPLPIILCDTMGLEENTGSGLNIDDISNILKGHLPDRYQFNPSVPLDSEAHGYRKSPVLKDKIHCVAYVVDACKVSIMPTKLEEKLEAIRRKVNLMGIPQLVLLTKIDEACPLVKEDVRNVYKSDYIKEMMQEVSTRLGVPLSCVVPVKNYSEELELDPNCDILLLCAVQQMLRFADNYFDDISDQLSNMEVKV from the exons ATGAACCCACGGCTGACCAAGAGCCAGCAGAGAACAATCTGCTCCCAGCTGGGGAGAGTCAGACTCCAGCTGCTGTACAAGGCCAGCATCCATGGTTTCACCGGAGCAGCCTTCCACCAACGATGTGACACCCGCAGTCCCACAGTGTCTGTGGGATATAATGGCTCTGGTTTTGTGTTCGGAGGTTACACCAAACAACCTTTCAGTCAGTCTGGACAGTATGTGAATGATGACCAGGcctttcttttcactttcagtGGAGAAAAGCTCCTCAGATATCCAGTCACTGGTCCTACTTATGCAGTGAAAATGATAGGTAACTCTGGTCCATATTTTGGAGAAGCATTGGTTCTTGTCAGTGGAAGTCAGCCTGTTGTCTGTAACAATCCAGGAAATTATTACAActtcagtgctgcagagatgcatGGCAACGACCTCAACCTGACTGAGTGTGAAGTCTATCAAGTGGAGG AGACCAAAGAACTGGAGAAGCCATGGAGGACTGTAATCTGGGAATCTGA GATGAGGACAGAGCTGATGGAGAGTATTCAGAGCTACAAGCCGTCAGTCAGCTCTGTGTCCCAGGTTCGGGTTCTGCTCATTGGACCAGTTGGAGCTGGAAAGTCGAGCTTCTTCAACGCTATCAACTCTGTATTCAGAGGCCACGTCACCAGCCAGGCCATGTCTGGCAGCTCCACCACCAGCCTCACCACACAG TTTCGCTCATTCTCTTTGAAAGCTGGAAGAGAAGGAAAGCCTCTGCCAATCATCTTGTGTGATACCATGGGactggaggaaaacacagggTCTGGGCTTAATATTGATGACATCAGCAACATCCTTAAAGGTCATCTGCCAGATCGATATCAG TTCAACCCCTCTGTTCCTCTGGATTCGGAGGCCCACGGCTATCGTAAGTCTCCAGTGCTCAAGGACAAAATCCACTGTGTGGCCTACGTTGTTGATGCCTGCAAAGTCTCCATCATGCCCACGaaactggaggagaagctggaagCCATCCGCAGAAAGGTCAACTTAATGG GGATTCCTCAGTTGGTCCTGCTCACTAAAATAGACGAAGCCTGCCCTTTGGTCAAAGAGGACGTGAGAAATGTTTATAAGAGTGACTACATCAAGGAAATG ATGCAGGAGGTCAGCACTCGGCTCGGTGTGCCTCTGTCCTGTGTTGTTCCGGTGAAGAACTACAGCGAGGAGTTGGAGTTGGATCCAAACTGCGACATCCTGCTGCTCTGCGCTGTCCAGCAGATGCTTCGCTTTGCTGATAATTACTTTGATGACATCAGCGACCAATTGAGCAACATGGAAGTCAAAGTATAG
- the LOC119028531 gene encoding interferon-induced protein 44-like isoform X2, with product MHGNDLNLTECEVYQVEETKELEKPWRTVIWESEMRTELMESIQSYKPSVSSVSQVRVLLIGPVGAGKSSFFNAINSVFRGHVTSQAMSGSSTTSLTTQFRSFSLKAGREGKPLPIILCDTMGLEENTGSGLNIDDISNILKGHLPDRYQFNPSVPLDSEAHGYRKSPVLKDKIHCVAYVVDACKVSIMPTKLEEKLEAIRRKVNLMGIPQLVLLTKIDEACPLVKEDVRNVYKSDYIKEMMQEVSTRLGVPLSCVVPVKNYSEELELDPNCDILLLCAVQQMLRFADNYFDDISDQLSNMEVKV from the exons atgcatGGCAACGACCTCAACCTGACTGAGTGTGAAGTCTATCAAGTGGAGG AGACCAAAGAACTGGAGAAGCCATGGAGGACTGTAATCTGGGAATCTGA GATGAGGACAGAGCTGATGGAGAGTATTCAGAGCTACAAGCCGTCAGTCAGCTCTGTGTCCCAGGTTCGGGTTCTGCTCATTGGACCAGTTGGAGCTGGAAAGTCGAGCTTCTTCAACGCTATCAACTCTGTATTCAGAGGCCACGTCACCAGCCAGGCCATGTCTGGCAGCTCCACCACCAGCCTCACCACACAG TTTCGCTCATTCTCTTTGAAAGCTGGAAGAGAAGGAAAGCCTCTGCCAATCATCTTGTGTGATACCATGGGactggaggaaaacacagggTCTGGGCTTAATATTGATGACATCAGCAACATCCTTAAAGGTCATCTGCCAGATCGATATCAG TTCAACCCCTCTGTTCCTCTGGATTCGGAGGCCCACGGCTATCGTAAGTCTCCAGTGCTCAAGGACAAAATCCACTGTGTGGCCTACGTTGTTGATGCCTGCAAAGTCTCCATCATGCCCACGaaactggaggagaagctggaagCCATCCGCAGAAAGGTCAACTTAATGG GGATTCCTCAGTTGGTCCTGCTCACTAAAATAGACGAAGCCTGCCCTTTGGTCAAAGAGGACGTGAGAAATGTTTATAAGAGTGACTACATCAAGGAAATG ATGCAGGAGGTCAGCACTCGGCTCGGTGTGCCTCTGTCCTGTGTTGTTCCGGTGAAGAACTACAGCGAGGAGTTGGAGTTGGATCCAAACTGCGACATCCTGCTGCTCTGCGCTGTCCAGCAGATGCTTCGCTTTGCTGATAATTACTTTGATGACATCAGCGACCAATTGAGCAACATGGAAGTCAAAGTATAG
- the ifi44g gene encoding interferon-induced protein 44-like isoform X2 codes for MQKDSEDKTKAPSLGGFAFGSTSTSIFGSTAAANNGERDSLCRAFNESLSKVKATSSTVKKEDKPSFTFTGAQPVGKLECQWRDVEWTEEQKTTLMKTVSSYRPSIKDVTKARVLLLGPVGSGKSSFISSVQSVFDGRVTNRAMVGSTSTSFTKKSFSIRGQKGEDPNRLVLCDVMGLGNGEMTGLTLHDTLSIIKGHVPEGHKFSPDQPVSSETVGYVKRPGLNEKIHCVAFVVNASKIMSCPKGLSTTFQQLREHISDLGVHQVALLTHIDQICPETAKDVAEVYKSRIIQDMMTKAGALLGMSTSYIVPVKNYSSELDLDVSTDILLLGAVDHILQYADLYFQDNTPQFDECV; via the exons ATGCAGAAAGATTCCGAAGATAAAACAAAAGCTCCCAG CCTCGGAGGCTTCGCATTTGGTTCAACTTCTACATCCATCTTTGgcagcacagcagctgccaacaatggagagagagactctTTGTGTAGAGCCTTTAACGAGAGCCTCAGCAAAGTTAAAGCCACCAGTTCAACTGTTAAAAAGGAGGACAAACCTTCGTTTACATTCACAG GAGCTCAACCTGTTGGAAAGTTGGAATGTCAATGGAGAGACGTAGAGTGGACAGAAGA GCAAAAGACGACCCTGATGAAGACTGTGAGCTCCTACAGGCCGAGCATTAAAGACGTGACTAAGGCTCGGGTTCTCCTCTTGGGCCCAGTCGGTTCTGGGAAGTCCAGCTTCATCAGTTCAGTCCAGTCGGTGTTTGATGGACGAGTCACCAACCGGGCCATGGTGGGGTCCACCTCTACCAGCTTCACCAAGAAG TCCTTCAGCATTCGTGGTCAGAAAGGAGAGGATCCTAACAGACTGGTGCTGTGTGACGTTATGGGCCTCGGGAATGGAGAGATGACTGGACTGACCCTCCATGACACCCTGTCCATCATTAAAGGACATGTACCTGAGGGACACAAG TTTAGCCCAGATCAACCAGTGAGCTCTGAGACTGTGGGCTATGTGAAGAGGCCAGGCCTGAATGAAAAGATCCACTGTGTGGCCTTTGTGGTGAACGCCTCTAAAATCATGTCCTGCCCCAAAGGCCTCAGCACCACcttccagcagctcagagagcaCATCAGTGACTTGG GTGTTCACCAGGTGGCTCTGCTGACCCACATAGACCAAATTTGTCCAGAAACAGCCAAAGATGTCGCCGAGGTTTACAAGAGCCGCATCATTCAGGACATG ATGACTAAGGCTGGAGCTCTGCTGGGTATGTCCACCTCCTACATCGTCCCAGTGAAGAACTACTCATCAGAGTTGGACCTGGATGTGAGCACTGACATTCTTCTGCTTGGTGCTGTCGACCACATCCTGCAGTATGCTGACCTGTATTTCCAGGACAATACACCACAATTTGATGAATGCGTTTGA
- the ifi44g gene encoding interferon-induced protein 44-like isoform X1, which yields MQKDSEDKTKAPSLGGFAFGSTSTSIFGSTAAANNGERDSLCRAFNESLSKVKATSSTVKKEDKPSFTFTGAQPVGKLECQWRDVEWTEEQKTTLMKTVSSYRPSIKDVTKARVLLLGPVGSGKSSFISSVQSVFDGRVTNRAMVGSTSTSFTKKLQSFSIRGQKGEDPNRLVLCDVMGLGNGEMTGLTLHDTLSIIKGHVPEGHKFSPDQPVSSETVGYVKRPGLNEKIHCVAFVVNASKIMSCPKGLSTTFQQLREHISDLGVHQVALLTHIDQICPETAKDVAEVYKSRIIQDMMTKAGALLGMSTSYIVPVKNYSSELDLDVSTDILLLGAVDHILQYADLYFQDNTPQFDECV from the exons ATGCAGAAAGATTCCGAAGATAAAACAAAAGCTCCCAG CCTCGGAGGCTTCGCATTTGGTTCAACTTCTACATCCATCTTTGgcagcacagcagctgccaacaatggagagagagactctTTGTGTAGAGCCTTTAACGAGAGCCTCAGCAAAGTTAAAGCCACCAGTTCAACTGTTAAAAAGGAGGACAAACCTTCGTTTACATTCACAG GAGCTCAACCTGTTGGAAAGTTGGAATGTCAATGGAGAGACGTAGAGTGGACAGAAGA GCAAAAGACGACCCTGATGAAGACTGTGAGCTCCTACAGGCCGAGCATTAAAGACGTGACTAAGGCTCGGGTTCTCCTCTTGGGCCCAGTCGGTTCTGGGAAGTCCAGCTTCATCAGTTCAGTCCAGTCGGTGTTTGATGGACGAGTCACCAACCGGGCCATGGTGGGGTCCACCTCTACCAGCTTCACCAAGAAG ctGCAGTCCTTCAGCATTCGTGGTCAGAAAGGAGAGGATCCTAACAGACTGGTGCTGTGTGACGTTATGGGCCTCGGGAATGGAGAGATGACTGGACTGACCCTCCATGACACCCTGTCCATCATTAAAGGACATGTACCTGAGGGACACAAG TTTAGCCCAGATCAACCAGTGAGCTCTGAGACTGTGGGCTATGTGAAGAGGCCAGGCCTGAATGAAAAGATCCACTGTGTGGCCTTTGTGGTGAACGCCTCTAAAATCATGTCCTGCCCCAAAGGCCTCAGCACCACcttccagcagctcagagagcaCATCAGTGACTTGG GTGTTCACCAGGTGGCTCTGCTGACCCACATAGACCAAATTTGTCCAGAAACAGCCAAAGATGTCGCCGAGGTTTACAAGAGCCGCATCATTCAGGACATG ATGACTAAGGCTGGAGCTCTGCTGGGTATGTCCACCTCCTACATCGTCCCAGTGAAGAACTACTCATCAGAGTTGGACCTGGATGTGAGCACTGACATTCTTCTGCTTGGTGCTGTCGACCACATCCTGCAGTATGCTGACCTGTATTTCCAGGACAATACACCACAATTTGATGAATGCGTTTGA